The stretch of DNA TCTATTTCGGCAATGATGAAGTTCGTTACAAATACTTCATTGCCCAACTTCAATGTGACTTTTGTTGTCCCTTCCAATGGAATTCGTTGGCCATCTGCAAGCACACCCTGGCCTTCAACAGGTAGGGGGTGGGTGAAGGAAGACGGGGGTAGCTGTTGTAGGACTCTTTTAGGAATTATGGATCGGGAACAACCACTATCGAGAAGAAGCGTAAATTTTGTCTTTCCTACCTGAGCCCGAACATAATACGATGTGGCCTCGGAAGGTTGACAGAAACTAACTAGTGTGTCACCCCTTAGGTTTGGTTCAGCTTGTCCGGGGCCTATGACTGCTGAACTGATTCGTTTCCCGccttcttttgtctgcagtcaCGAGAAATATGTCCTAAACCCTGGCAATTGTAGCAGCGTATGTCCTTGGTGGTTCGAGGCCTCCGGTTAGCCGCCAGTCCATTTAACAGCTCACGCTGGGAGGTTGCCAACTGTCTTTGTGATTCCACCAATTTCTGGGTTAGTTCCATTTGCATGGAAGCAAATTTATCCAGCATTTCCTTTTGAGAGTTGCGAAACTCTTCAGCCTGCAGCTCTATTTGCTTCTTCAGGTCTTGGACGTCCTCTGTCTCTAACCGGTGGATCCCTACATCGGCAGTTGTCATTGAGCGATATTTATGGATGATATCGACTGCCTCTGCGAGAGAACTTGGTGGTGACAACCGTAATGTCCATGCCAATTGTGGCATTGTTGACACTGCACACAGAACTTCCTGTTTCGCTTGTTGATCCTGTTGATCAGTCGTTAAATTTGGGTACGCCTTTTTCACCAATGTCATTACTTTTTCCCCAAATTTATGAACGCTTTCTTTAGGTTTTAACTTCAACCCCCGCAAAAGAGTATTTGCCATATCTGTAGTGAGTCCATACTGCGATTGTAGCTTATCGTACACTTCCTCACATGAGTCGCCATTAGTTCCCATTGTAGCAGGGCCCTTTAGGGATAGCCGAAGACGCAGCTTCTTCTCAGCATCACTCCAtctattatgtttagcaatggcTTCATAGCTAGTGATGAATGTGTCTACATCTTCTGTTCCATCAAATGTTGGTGCGGGGATTGGATGATGTGGTGGGAAAGCTGCCTTCATGTGTGGTCGCCCTATTTCTTCCTCATCACCACTGTCACGGTCACGACACCCCCGTTCCATTTCTAGCCTCTCTTTCTCTAACCTTTCCTTCTCTAACCTCTGTCGTCGAGTGCGTGTAGGCATTCTGGGTTCGTCTAGATTGCTCTAGCAGAaatatcccaccgctgccaccagtgtaataaattctactcgacaaggatagacaactcccaactcaagagcgagttcacacaacttgatgagtcaataaacagacttgtgggtgagccgataaacagactcgagggtgagccgataagcagactcgagagtgagtcgataaacagactcgagagtgagccgataaacagactcgatggtgagccgataaacagactcgatggtgagccgatgaacagactcgatggtgagccgataaacagactcgatggtgagccgataaacagactcgatggtgagccgatgaACAGACTCgaaggtgagccgataaacagactcgatggtgagccgataaacagactcgatggtgagccgataaacagactcgatggtgagccgataaacagactcgatggtgagccgataaacagactcgagagtgagccgataaacagactcgatggtgagccgataaacagactcgatggtgagccgataaacagactcgatggtgagccgataaacagactcgatggtgagccgataaacagactcgaaggTGACTTCTCTCAATtgttacaccctagcaagccaagcgcaataattcttgatgttcggtcaatagcatttatagtgaaagcagctatgatacgctggctaatatcacaatgctaaaggcagaaacagtgacaagaattttataccctatttgcttttgaaaatcaaacagagcttattataaagaacgcagtatctttattggtgttatatctctcagtaccaagcagtaacacaacaacaatgatcaaactggcaggttatatagcaatcccaagaaaaatccacaaattgattggctgcacagtaatcaggtcaaccaattccacaataacatatttcgaatacaaaaacgataacatttgtcactaactaatcacgcaatacgagtattaataattttttttgtgtctgtatagtaacatgcaaatcttagaacaatatggtaataaatggttaacataaaaaaattgctagtatcacacatacatacactctacattgaacaagtgttaagcgtgcgccttataaatgactattcaaatttgtctgaattgcgatgaacgtaatatagatccgttgagttagcaatttgaagctgccggattataggcttagaaaagacgtcatcaactcttgcgcattctgacgtctacaattacgggtacacactgattgacagctcattcgcttttacaagcatgaagtcgGGTCTaagaccattcgcccatcggtagatcctatcggggacgacagtgaccctctcgggctaccagtcaaaatcgatttttgagtgccagtagtctcaccaaccacctcagccctttttagggctatcatttccgttttaagggttttgttctgcgacgacaatggtggaaactcggtgTCGTACTTATCCtccattttttttattacaagtactcataagtgtccaaaatgtcagttactttgaaatcggcaaaaaagaaacgattacttttcagtccttctacgttaattacagaaaccttcggcaattggacaatgctatagactggagaaatgtgcatgttttctGTGTGAAATGCACaagacttaatggttctattctctgtcgtttggcatttcgtttgccggtcttaattttgataaaaataaggcttgtcaagttttaataacgattttggGCTGacttaatctgtctatttatgtataatccgatcagatgagtaaggtttaggaaattttctaaaaataatttaaacttggtaacatatttaaatatgtttatatgtgttttgtatcgttattatatttaaacgacttcattgaaaaatggttaagtttgttgatgagatttcggtacaagggtttgcgacggccgttgatgaataactttcgtgagttgtgtgcacatgcatttatcataaatctcccaaacaatcgcttcgcttgtgtttggtcgtgggattatagcTTTATTCACTTTTTATATATCAGCTCATCACTTTTACATTTCCTCTTAAAAttattgcattatatttgtaaaAGAGGTAACTTCTTGGGTATGTAGATTGTAGAGTGTCATTTTATAAGTTGTTCACATTGACATATCGCTATGGTTTTGTTCAAGATCACGGTTGCTTTCCTATGACTAACAATTATCAATTGTTGTCTACACAGTTTGcttataaaaatttaacaatggGTTTCTATTTTCATTCAAAGCCGCCTGTCATCCGAGATTACAGTGAACATTTTAGTGGACATTGTAGCAGGGCCTGAAAGAAAGCGtgtattttgattttaattgAACTCATAACTATGTCCCCTTTATATGATACGGTAGATGGGAACCCTAAAACATGTGCTATAGCTGATCATAAGAGCAACTGTGGTTCAGTTGTTAGTACGCTGGCATGTAATCATtaggtcagtggttcaaatCACTGAAGGACTATTGGTGGTGTTAGGTGGGTATACAGCTACAATTGCTCCTGTCCTCAGTCTGTCATCCGTAAACAAACCGGCCCTCTATCCGCTTTCTAGTGTTGGTGAGGAGGGTGGCTAGCATGCTGCAGGACTATAAACAAAACCTGATAAAGGTTGGAGGCGTTCCTGTGTGAGCCAAAGGTCTGCTAGTAAGAGACtgtctcaataaaaacactCAACAGAAGGCAATGACAAACCACTGTTGAAACCTGCTAAGAGCAGTCATGGATACAGGAAGAGTGGAGATCTATGATCGCTTTCATTCTCATAGTGCATGTTATTTAGAGAGAGATAATTTATTACTCCAGCTATGTTTTCTGTTAAATTACGCAGTAGAAGGAAAGAAGAGGTTCTGGAATCCTTTTTTAGTTCCCTCAAATGTTGAAGCAGATGAATTGAAAAAGTAACTTTTTTAACACAATTCTGATGTTCTTACTTTAAATGATTCTTTCTAGGTTCAGAGATAAAACCAAGAATGATTGGTATAAAAGAAAGAATTTCACCAAAGTTTCTGGAAAATATGACTTGCTTGAGATGGACTATGATGCTGGAGTATGTTTTCTTTGCTCATACCTGCAACTTGAGCAATATGGTTGACTCTCTTGAGTGCTCATACCAAATATTAGTATATACACCTGCATATTTATACATACAGGCTGAAGATATGGATACTGATGCTGTAGACAGTGCTAATGTTCCTGATTGCAAACTGGACCAGCGTGTGCAAGTATGCTTGCAGGTTTATGTTGCATTATCTGGTGTAGTTTCTTCTCCAAATGTTTGCCTAACAAGCTTGGTCTTCATTCTCAACATACAATTCATATCTCATTTAAAAATGTGTATTAGTTTTTTTGACAAGCTCAGACCAAAGAAATGCACAAAGTTATGAAGCTAACATGTAGGAGCAGACAACTTACAGTGTGAAACTATCATGTGTGTGCAGtagttatgataggaactagcTAGTTTATATGACTAATTGTTTTATAAGAAACAAGAGTATTTATCTGGCGCTTCTCTGGTTAATCCGATTAGAATCATTATGCTTCTTTACAGGACCTGATAACTCTAATAGCTGACGTAGGGGCCATGGAGGCAGCGGTTGTTGAAATGAAATACGATGCTAAGAAGGCACCTCTTGGTGAGTTCCAACCTTTCTATTGTGCCACCACTCATAGCACTGTTTAACACAGCACAGTCTCACAGCAATCTGACTCGCTGTTGGCAGGCAAACTTACTAAAGCTCAAATCAAGCAAGGTTACAGCGCTCTTAAGGACATAGAGACACTTATCAAGGCTGGCAAGTTTGGCTCTGAGCTTACTGAAGCCTGTGACGCTTTTTACACACAAATTACTCATGACTTTGGGTGAGTCTCTTTCCAGCACTGTTTATAGTAATCCCTCACTTTTAGCAGTCAATCAGGGAGTGCATTAGTTTCCATGATTCATAAGTGAAAATACGCGAAATAGAAGTAACATAGTCATAACATTTTGCTTAATGTTTTTCCAAATATATTACCAGTTAAATTTAAAACTGGCAAGTGGCAGTACACCACAGCAATGGTGGCTGTCTTGTTATGATTAAAAGCGCCGTCGTACGCTtggtattagtaatatatagtGCACTAGCTGCATTATTcacctacaggaacagattcacgtgcagcataaggtatattgaggttgtttttcaactctgtGACAGAAAACGAAGCAAACTAACTCATgccctattgttataagtatttTTTAATGCATGATGTGTGTAATGTAACCATGATATTGTTTTTTCAGGATGAAACCTCCGGAGAGAATTGTCTCCCTTGGAATTCTCAAAGCAAAGATGGATTTGCTAGAGGTATGTCAATACACGCAACGAGCCATGCAATGTACAtaacatcactagtaactgagtcatgtaccatcactagtaactgagtcatgtaatgtaccatcactagtaactgagtcatgtaatgtatcatcactagtaactcagtcatgtaatgtaccatcactagtaactgagtcatttaatgtaccatcactagtaactgagtcatgtaatgtaccatcactagtaactgagtcatttaatgtaccatcactagtaactcagtcatttaatgtaccatcactagtaactcagtcatttaatgtaccatcactagtaactaagtcatgtaatgtaccatcactagtaactaagTGTGTGCTACCTTCTTGTCTGCGCTCACAGAAGGTAAACAATGAATCGCAAATAGATGGATGTAACATTTGGAAGGTTTTCTTGGATAGATACTTTGTTTAAggattttacaaataaatgaaaagtGGACAAGTTTTGCCTGCTCTTAGTTGTTTGGCTCATCTACCAAGTTGACTTAGttaagtgatagaaaagttAACAAGTATGCGAAGCGTTTGTCTGTCTAGGCGTTTGGAGATATTGAGATTGCCGTGAACGTACTAAAAATGGGAGACTCGAACATTCATCCAGTAGATAGAAAGTACCTGTCACTTGAGTGTGACCTTGAACCAATGGATAAATCTTGCGATATATACAAGGTAATGCTACTTTCACCTCAACAGCTAGCTATATTATACTCCTTATATTAACATATACGTACATTGGGGCGGTATGAATGTTTCTCTCTTTCAgtagtaaattattattttcagcCTTTTACTTGTATTTCATCGTTGATTAGATTATCAGTGCTGTTAACCCTACTGGTTATGCCATATATTAGTGTATAAACATCAGATTAGATGAGACTCAACAACACTGGTCAGCTGTTTAGCATCAGTAGCCAATAGGTGCTGGCCCGCTGTCACGTTTTAGCCAATGGAAAACAGAAATGTATTAAGGGTGCTCCTTAGGCTAAAATCATTGACACAACCAATTGGCTCGATGTAGTGCAATTTTTACTAGTCTTACAGCCAATCAGTTACCTGTATATGCATTCCActttctactagccaatgagatGGTCGCATTTCTTTTCTACTGGCCAATGAGCAGGTTGCATTCCTTTTCTACTGGCCAATGAGCTGGTCATATAACatttctactagccaatgagctggcTGCACTGATCTACTCAATTGTCCAATTTTATTAATGTTCAACGCATTTCATTGATAGACGGCAAATTCTCAAGCCTGCCTAGTCTTGTAAACCGTATGAAGTCTGCTTATAAATATTACATTCTATCTTTCACCTTGCTTATTGAATGTTTTGGTTAAGTTTCTCGGGTAACATTAACAGTTTCAATAGAGTTATCACTCATCACAACTCTTTATTAATCACATGTTTATATGATTTTGTTAGTTACTCAAGAGCTATTTGCTAAACACCCACGGTTCCAAACACAGCCGATATTCCATAGAGTTGTTGGACATATTCCAAATCGACAAAGATCAGCCATCGGGACCAGATGTTGGCAATAAGTTAGTTGTATCTCCAATACTATTAGTTGTATCTCCAATATTGTTAGTTGTATCTCCAATATTGTTAGTTGTATCTCCAATATTGTTAGTTGTATCTCCaatattattagttgtatttccaatattgttagttgtatctccaatattgttagtcgtatctccaatattgttagttgtatctccaatattattagttgtattTCCAATATTGTTAGTTGTATCTCCAATATTGTTAGTTGTATCTCCAATATTGTTAGTTCTATCTCCGACATTGTtagtcgtatctccaatattattagttgtatctccaatattgttagttgtatctccaatattattagttgtattTCCATTATTGTTAGTTGTATCTCCAATATTGTTAGTTGTATCTCCAATATTGTTAGTTGTATCTCCAATATTGTTAGTTGTATCTCCAATATTGTTAGTTGTATCTCCAATATTGTTAGTCGTATTTCCAATATTGTTAGTTGTATTTCCAATATTGTTAGTTGTATCTCCAATATTGTTAGTTGTATCTCCAATATTGTTAGTTGTATCTCCAATATTGTTAGTTGTATCTCCAATATTGTTAGTTCTATCTCCGATATTGTtagtcgtatctccaatatCGTTAGTTGTATCTCCGATATTGTtagtcgtatctccaatattgttagttgtatctccaatattattagttgtatttccaatattgttagtcgtatctccaatattATTAGTCGTATATCCAATA from Watersipora subatra chromosome 2, tzWatSuba1.1, whole genome shotgun sequence encodes:
- the LOC137388811 gene encoding poly [ADP-ribose] polymerase 2-like; its protein translation is MQNNNNKYYIIQLLESDLLDKYTVWSRWGRVGKAGQTAVYPCVPTLEEAKRVFCNKFRDKTKNDWYKRKNFTKVSGKYDLLEMDYDAGAEDMDTDAVDSANVPDCKLDQRVQDLITLIADVGAMEAAVVEMKYDAKKAPLGKLTKAQIKQGYSALKDIETLIKAGKFGSELTEACDAFYTQITHDFGMKPPERIVSLGILKAKMDLLEAFGDIEIAVNVLKMGDSNIHPVDRKYLSLECDLEPMDKSCDIYKLLKSYLLNTHGSKHSRYSIELLDIFQIDKDQPSGPDVGNKMLLWHGSRLTNWVGILAKGLRIAPPEAPATGYAFGKGVYFADCSSKSGNYCFPSETKNVGLLLLNEVTLGQQNELASSNCDADKLPKGKHSVKGCGKMAPNPEDNTDLDGVTVPCGKLKETGTVNSSGYTLQYNEYIVYSTNQIKMKYLLKVKFNFRH